In a genomic window of Spiroplasma melliferum:
- a CDS encoding putative ATP-NAD kinase yields the protein MFKYAIIANDYQESTQLVNKISKLLQENQLKEDLGNPQYVFIIGGDGTLLRAVNKFQDIIDKVSFIVIKSGSLGFYANYDENTYAKAINAVINNKIHIRQMPLLEIKYNGNLIRYALNEAKVVDHVKTIRTDIYVNNDLLEHFRGSGLVFATKTGSTGYMRAINGSIIAANISTLWQLKEIAPVANSTFSTINASIILDQDQIIRLTGDLKGKSLVIDTYESEILSSDIELKISQKTLNLCYDEENDLSLIAKMKLLFAHCNDNRGDD from the coding sequence ATGTTTAAATATGCAATTATTGCAAATGATTATCAAGAATCAACACAGTTAGTTAATAAAATTAGTAAACTTTTACAAGAAAATCAATTAAAAGAAGATCTTGGTAACCCACAGTATGTTTTTATAATTGGTGGAGATGGAACTTTATTAAGAGCAGTTAATAAATTTCAAGATATCATTGATAAAGTTTCTTTTATTGTAATTAAATCTGGTTCATTAGGGTTTTATGCTAACTATGATGAAAATACCTATGCCAAAGCAATTAATGCAGTTATTAATAATAAAATTCATATTCGACAAATGCCATTATTAGAAATTAAATATAATGGTAATCTTATTCGCTATGCATTAAATGAAGCAAAAGTTGTTGATCATGTTAAAACAATTCGCACTGACATTTATGTTAATAATGATTTATTGGAGCATTTCCGGGGAAGTGGTCTTGTTTTTGCAACGAAAACTGGTTCAACTGGTTATATGCGAGCAATTAATGGATCAATTATTGCAGCTAATATTTCAACCCTATGGCAATTAAAAGAAATTGCCCCAGTGGCAAATTCAACTTTTTCCACAATTAACGCTTCAATTATTTTAGATCAAGACCAAATAATAAGGTTAACTGGTGACTTAAAAGGAAAAAGTTTAGTAATTGATACTTATGAATCAGAAATTTTAAGTTCTGATATTGAATTAAAAATTAGTCAAAAAACATTAAACTTATGCTATGATGAGGAAAATGATTTAAGTCTAATTGCGAAGATGAAGTTATTATTTGCACATTGCAATGATAACAGAGGAGATGATTAA
- a CDS encoding PTS glucose transporter subunit IIBC — translation MRVEYIIIIVVAMILMVLFILMMIFRKKIFNFQKILVPKQMLSFSINDLISILGTKTNITMVKATLTRLRVTVKDLDEVDFVLLKTKFKLKDIGIVLQTVILPFGNVSLAIKDEMNKIITT, via the coding sequence ATGCGAGTTGAATATATTATTATCATTGTTGTGGCAATGATTTTAATGGTGCTATTTATTTTAATGATGATTTTTCGTAAAAAGATTTTTAATTTTCAAAAAATTCTTGTTCCAAAACAAATGCTTTCTTTTTCTATTAATGACTTAATTAGTATTTTAGGAACAAAAACAAATATCACAATGGTTAAAGCAACCTTAACCCGCTTGCGAGTAACAGTAAAAGATTTAGATGAAGTTGATTTTGTTTTGTTAAAAACTAAATTTAAATTAAAAGATATTGGTATTGTCTTACAAACTGTTATTTTGCCATTTGGGAATGTGAGTTTAGCCATAAAAGATGAAATGAATAAAATTATTACAACGTAA
- a CDS encoding Spiroplasmavirus-related protein: MRKSLSLFAISILGILGLIIPFITLTAFKPLNQQNYTVNQQTTGMNETDFINTMFLRSSFFENWSETNYFINPTLKTSQSLTYNDKWYLDFLKDSYSTGISFDKPSNDFMDLYKNWNTYTKQYNIDKFYDVDKKQFLKELTNFSYSFAKYFNTVEVINKLKKSVDNLQLVNLVNQNWKLIDSSLNNIQKELKKHNDKWYFIIWKRGNSSNWIWQSMFFKYDESAPRMTGAWLSFIKSIYRWDNTNKPKKLEFNESTGDVIFWTDNEYQNTRSFLLKYINLIVQENIRVQQGGNPNYDDLNLGSQRIIFDFEIINNMEKLDWKPSIILTRKSIYRMILTIDEHKNIVAGSLELTHLKQYWDGNNANSYRYTDYLGFLFTFMKEKDSIFNFSAETYNYYQGNSPNIGKKVFEQMKGQIDINKFLKAFFAHALVPVFQNRSNFIESGYIDNLQYDTVLINFFGLKLVNFRDVLIDENNTSKSQFERLLNSMFTVSQNFYKDYLRTIFDLENNTYVKGYNKKYGLLANNGFKIYPRYFYFSDKYNQLDIKLYSAFKNRFYNTNYGNVFNYDFSVSNNYNINQNEGYIFEGALKDKYGLKYKKIEEQKIGYNVFELQAQKENDMYRYYDFNFGIYNWQEINNGGLFPDGQWWQAQYESCSWYNLACHIRNAAIWIVNNIPGVKQVNELASGVGKIFQTIYSFFNQTFEMWKFSPALYNTITNIFLLIIFMKFVRLI; encoded by the coding sequence ATGCGTAAGTCATTATCTTTATTTGCAATATCTATTTTAGGTATTTTAGGTTTAATTATTCCTTTTATTACTTTAACAGCATTTAAACCCTTAAATCAGCAGAATTATACTGTTAATCAACAAACAACGGGAATGAATGAAACTGATTTTATTAATACAATGTTTTTACGCAGTAGTTTCTTTGAAAATTGGTCGGAAACAAATTATTTTATTAATCCGACTTTAAAAACATCACAATCATTAACTTATAATGATAAATGATATTTAGATTTTTTAAAGGATAGTTATTCAACGGGAATTTCATTTGATAAACCTAGTAATGATTTTATGGACTTATATAAAAATTGAAATACTTATACTAAACAATATAACATTGATAAATTTTATGATGTTGATAAAAAACAATTTTTAAAAGAATTAACTAATTTTTCTTATTCTTTTGCAAAGTATTTTAATACTGTGGAAGTTATTAATAAATTAAAAAAAAGTGTTGATAATTTACAATTAGTTAATTTGGTTAATCAAAATTGAAAGTTAATTGATAGTTCTTTAAATAATATACAAAAAGAATTAAAAAAGCATAATGATAAATGATATTTTATTATTTGAAAAAGAGGAAATAGTTCAAATTGAATATGACAATCAATGTTTTTTAAATATGATGAGTCTGCTCCTAGAATGACGGGTGCTTGACTTTCTTTTATAAAATCAATTTATCGTTGAGATAATACAAATAAACCTAAAAAACTAGAATTTAATGAAAGTACTGGTGATGTTATTTTTTGAACTGATAATGAATATCAAAATACTCGTTCTTTTTTATTAAAATATATTAATTTAATTGTACAAGAAAATATTCGAGTTCAGCAAGGTGGCAACCCTAATTATGATGATCTAAATTTAGGTAGTCAAAGAATAATTTTTGATTTTGAAATTATTAATAATATGGAAAAATTAGATTGAAAGCCCAGTATTATTTTAACTAGAAAATCAATTTATCGAATGATTTTAACGATTGATGAACATAAAAATATTGTTGCTGGTAGTTTAGAATTAACACATCTTAAACAATATTGGGATGGTAATAATGCAAATAGTTATCGATATACTGATTATTTAGGTTTTTTGTTTACTTTTATGAAAGAAAAAGATAGTATCTTTAATTTTAGTGCTGAAACTTATAATTATTATCAGGGTAATTCACCTAATATTGGTAAAAAGGTTTTTGAACAGATGAAAGGTCAAATTGATATTAATAAGTTTTTAAAAGCATTTTTTGCACACGCTTTGGTGCCTGTATTTCAAAATCGTAGTAATTTTATTGAAAGTGGTTATATTGATAATTTACAATATGATACGGTTTTAATTAACTTTTTTGGTTTAAAATTAGTTAATTTTAGAGATGTTTTAATTGATGAAAATAATACTAGTAAAAGTCAATTTGAAAGATTATTAAATAGTATGTTTACAGTTTCGCAAAATTTTTATAAAGATTATTTACGAACAATTTTTGATTTAGAAAATAATACTTATGTGAAAGGATATAATAAAAAATATGGTTTATTGGCTAATAATGGTTTTAAAATTTATCCGCGTTATTTTTATTTTTCTGATAAATATAATCAATTAGATATTAAATTGTATTCAGCATTTAAAAATCGATTTTATAACACTAATTACGGTAATGTATTTAACTATGATTTTTCAGTCTCAAATAATTATAATATTAATCAAAATGAGGGTTATATTTTTGAAGGTGCTTTAAAAGATAAATATGGTTTAAAATATAAGAAAATTGAAGAACAAAAAATCGGTTATAATGTTTTTGAATTACAAGCCCAAAAAGAAAATGATATGTACCGTTATTATGATTTTAATTTTGGAATTTATAACTGACAAGAGATCAATAATGGTGGATTATTTCCTGATGGACAATGATGACAAGCACAATATGAAAGTTGTAGTTGGTATAATTTAGCATGTCATATTCGAAATGCAGCAATATGAATTGTTAATAATATTCCTGGTGTTAAGCAAGTGAATGAGTTAGCAAGTGGTGTTGGTAAAATTTTTCAAACAATATATAGTTTTTTTAATCAAACGTTTGAGATGTGAAAATTTAGTCCAGCATTATATAACACAATAACAAATATATTCCTATTAATTATTTTTATGAAATTTGTACGATTAATTTAA
- a CDS encoding DNA methylase, with amino-acid sequence MNKEKKNYITLQNDDLNIECLDCFEYLKKIPDNFIDLILTDPPYQISKKTNFTTGSLKGNYTDRFRVVMDFGHWDKKETNGINFISLCDEFYRVCKKGGSVIIFWDLWKLQDLANMLMLSGFKQLRFIEWIKTNPVPINSQINYLTNAREIAILAVKDGKPTFNSEYDKGIYEYPIEHNKSRFHPTQKSLKLFEDLIKKHSNKGDKVLDVFLGSGTTALASLNLERIPLGCELDKIYFKKMIDRLKGIK; translated from the coding sequence GTGAACAAAGAAAAAAAAAATTATATTACGTTACAAAATGATGATTTAAATATTGAATGTCTTGATTGTTTTGAATATTTAAAAAAGATACCAGATAATTTTATTGATTTAATTTTAACTGATCCTCCATATCAAATTTCAAAAAAAACAAATTTTACAACGGGTTCATTAAAAGGCAATTATACTGACAGATTTCGTGTGGTTATGGATTTTGGTCATTGAGATAAAAAAGAAACTAACGGAATTAATTTTATTAGTTTGTGTGATGAATTTTATAGAGTATGTAAAAAAGGGGGTAGTGTAATAATTTTTTGAGATTTATGAAAACTGCAGGACTTAGCAAATATGTTAATGCTATCAGGCTTTAAACAGTTACGTTTTATAGAATGAATAAAAACAAATCCTGTACCAATAAATTCACAAATAAATTATTTAACTAATGCTCGTGAAATAGCTATTCTTGCTGTTAAAGATGGAAAACCTACTTTTAATAGTGAGTATGATAAAGGAATTTATGAATATCCTATTGAACATAATAAAAGTAGATTTCATCCAACTCAAAAATCGTTAAAATTGTTTGAAGATTTAATTAAAAAACACTCTAATAAAGGTGACAAGGTTTTAGATGTTTTTTTAGGTAGCGGTACAACTGCTTTAGCATCATTAAATCTTGAAAGAATTCCTTTGGGTTGCGAATTAGATAAAATATATTTTAAAAAAATGATAGATAGATTGAAAGGAATAAAATAA
- a CDS encoding Spiroplasmavirus-related protein, with product MIRLVLLVAAIAIFGTGFITVIINQLTSAKNIIMDLYNSDTFLLSLFGKMAILFSHPLMLTISSLYIVGFIVSKTLYS from the coding sequence ATGATTAGATTAGTTTTATTAGTTGCGGCAATTGCTATTTTTGGAACAGGATTTATTACAGTTATTATTAATCAGTTGACATCAGCAAAAAATATCATTATGGATTTATATAATTCTGATACTTTTTTACTTTCGTTGTTTGGTAAAATGGCAATTTTGTTTAGTCATCCGTTAATGTTAACAATATCAAGTTTATATATTGTTGGGTTTATTGTTTCAAAAACACTTTATAGTTAG
- a CDS encoding methylated-DNA-[protein]-cysteine S-methyltransferase: MTKQKLTKWYYNNLKVNNWNLYVAVSEQGVTFIGSNNKGFNELESWLMKKGPNILLIADQEGKTSLVMEQLTEYLMGKRTFFTLSFDFTGTLFQKKVWAEVAKIPYGTTTCYADIAQKIGHPQAMRAVGTAIGNNAITILVPCHRVLGKNNALCGYRGGLEMKASLLQLENIW, from the coding sequence ATGACCAAACAAAAGTTAACTAAATGATATTATAACAATTTAAAGGTTAACAATTGAAATTTATATGTTGCTGTTTCTGAGCAAGGCGTAACTTTTATTGGTTCTAATAACAAAGGGTTTAATGAATTAGAATCTTGGTTGATGAAAAAGGGACCAAATATTTTATTAATTGCTGATCAAGAAGGAAAAACGAGCCTTGTTATGGAGCAATTAACGGAATATTTAATGGGAAAACGAACATTTTTTACTTTATCGTTTGATTTTACTGGTACTTTGTTTCAGAAAAAGGTTTGAGCAGAAGTTGCTAAAATTCCATATGGAACAACAACTTGTTATGCTGATATTGCACAAAAAATTGGACATCCGCAAGCAATGCGAGCTGTGGGAACAGCAATTGGTAATAATGCCATAACAATTCTTGTTCCGTGTCATCGTGTTTTAGGCAAAAATAATGCTTTATGTGGCTATCGTGGTGGATTAGAAATGAAAGCATCATTATTACAATTAGAAAATATTTGATAA
- a CDS encoding Spiroplasmavirus-related protein, translating to MKSKILKFLKEKWWKILLYFLVISLGMFVPFLYIDIKEFQLFLSKFGSVSSIMCIGYIIFWILTAAGIIDLILWIKKKINKDIVKGSKE from the coding sequence ATGAAAAGTAAAATTTTAAAATTTTTAAAAGAAAAATGATGAAAAATATTATTATATTTTTTGGTAATTAGTTTAGGAATGTTCGTACCTTTTCTTTATATTGATATTAAAGAATTTCAATTGTTTTTGAGTAAATTTGGTTCAGTTTCTTCAATTATGTGTATTGGATATATAATTTTTTGAATTTTAACTGCTGCGGGAATTATTGATTTAATATTATGAATTAAGAAAAAAATTAATAAAGATATAGTTAAAGGTAGTAAAGAATAA
- a CDS encoding putative sodium-dependent transporter — protein sequence MSSKKQMTKFGFIVSSLGAAIGLGVIWGLPGYINKYGGFYFFLIYIFALLIVGVPLLIFEFNLGNLRRKSVINIFDKESVRFSRFMGWFQSTLMIIIPIYYAVLVGYTIISIGIEFSPNLISNVDGNIFNHQILQHGGFGVTNNGGFQWIVFLAFLFVVLLVGLVLLFGIKGIEKVNKFFMPLLFLIILILAIYILTVPGSHQGLATLFLTNNLEKLKQSQTWCSVFSLAFFTTSLGMGMMMRFAGVGPHNQDNASKAYLLVIGILFLSITNLIFIFGASGAIVNNLVPDKNNILLFQQQITTKFGDDSMVFVFNVLPETFHIINQNTVVGVGNFLGVLFFLALFIAGLSTTVGNVEVIVDAIETQYEISNQKVICGICLTIILVGLSLVFESTYQVINSFQLLAAGLDLILVSLAQVIFFVWYAKKLHIVINYNNQVSWIKLNKLYKIMMYYLIPIILAIIVGFSVYDFIISCTKNVWYISVLAFVLGIFVPVLVASLNSYYGIKREKGGQKLC from the coding sequence ATGAGTAGTAAAAAACAAATGACAAAATTTGGATTTATTGTTTCATCATTAGGTGCAGCAATCGGATTAGGGGTAATTTGAGGATTACCTGGTTATATTAATAAATATGGTGGATTTTATTTTTTCTTAATATATATTTTTGCGTTACTAATTGTAGGAGTACCGTTATTGATTTTTGAATTTAACTTAGGAAATCTTCGGCGTAAAAGTGTAATTAACATTTTTGATAAAGAAAGTGTTCGTTTTAGTCGCTTTATGGGTTGATTTCAATCAACTTTAATGATTATTATTCCAATTTATTATGCTGTTTTAGTTGGTTATACTATTATTTCAATTGGAATTGAATTTAGTCCTAACTTGATTAGTAATGTTGATGGAAATATTTTTAATCATCAGATTTTACAACATGGCGGTTTTGGTGTAACTAACAATGGTGGTTTTCAATGAATTGTATTCTTGGCATTCTTATTTGTTGTTTTGTTAGTTGGTCTTGTATTATTATTTGGAATTAAGGGAATTGAAAAAGTTAATAAGTTTTTTATGCCCTTATTATTTTTAATTATTTTAATTTTAGCAATTTATATTTTAACAGTTCCAGGGAGTCATCAAGGGTTAGCAACATTATTTTTAACAAATAATTTAGAAAAATTAAAGCAAAGTCAAACATGATGTAGTGTTTTTTCCTTAGCCTTTTTTACAACATCATTAGGAATGGGAATGATGATGCGCTTTGCTGGCGTAGGGCCGCACAACCAAGATAATGCTTCAAAAGCTTACTTATTAGTAATTGGAATTTTATTTTTATCAATTACTAATTTAATCTTTATTTTTGGTGCATCAGGGGCAATTGTTAATAATTTAGTTCCTGATAAAAATAATATTTTATTATTTCAACAACAAATTACCACTAAGTTTGGTGATGATTCAATGGTTTTTGTTTTTAATGTTTTACCAGAAACTTTCCATATTATTAATCAGAATACTGTTGTAGGAGTTGGAAATTTCTTAGGAGTTTTATTCTTTTTAGCTTTATTTATTGCCGGATTAAGTACAACGGTAGGTAATGTTGAAGTTATTGTAGATGCTATTGAAACACAATATGAAATTAGTAATCAAAAAGTAATCTGTGGGATTTGTTTAACAATTATTCTTGTTGGTTTATCACTAGTTTTTGAGAGCACATATCAAGTAATTAATTCATTTCAATTATTGGCAGCAGGATTAGATTTAATTTTAGTATCCTTAGCACAAGTTATTTTCTTTGTTTGATATGCAAAAAAACTACATATTGTAATTAATTATAATAACCAAGTATCATGAATTAAATTAAATAAGTTATATAAAATTATGATGTACTATTTAATTCCAATTATATTAGCTATTATTGTTGGCTTTTCAGTTTATGATTTTATTATTAGTTGTACAAAAAATGTTTGATACATCTCAGTATTAGCTTTCGTACTAGGTATTTTTGTGCCAGTCCTAGTTGCAAGTTTGAATAGTTATTATGGCATAAAACGAGAAAAAGGAGGACAGAAACTATGTTAG
- a CDS encoding putative transmembrane protein encodes MGPNSGEPWNNGGFNVGGWNTNFIGAKYMWPFAWLPMFLLGIVIVSLTHILLFYIPQSFLYDKKTKKLESVPRGVCNKFHTKQGLTYISFTFKYIFWPDNKIHYHLNQTNLLQFTDIELLTIRNNNS; translated from the coding sequence GTGGGGCCAAATAGTGGGGAACCATGAAACAATGGTGGTTTTAATGTTGGCGGTTGAAATACAAACTTTATTGGAGCAAAATATATGTGACCATTTGCTTGATTACCAATGTTTTTATTAGGAATTGTAATTGTTTCATTAACACATATTTTATTATTTTATATACCACAAAGTTTTTTATATGATAAAAAAACAAAAAAATTAGAATCTGTTCCTCGCGGAGTATGTAATAAATTTCATACTAAACAAGGATTAACTTATATTAGTTTTACTTTTAAATATATTTTTTGGCCAGATAATAAAATTCATTATCATCTAAATCAAACTAATTTATTACAGTTTACTGATATTGAATTATTAACAATTCGCAATAATAATAGTTAG
- a CDS encoding Spiroplasmavirus-related protein encodes MINLLSESSNWDKIFSFIFDVFLFIFDVIWNTKLPMTNTTIAYFIIFFMVVKLSIYAIHGTRTQYNELGSTVQSGVSNIYSATARGVSDTKQGMQKHIKDRKQFKINRNKQQLSNLAKQAKTREQGYRRVNK; translated from the coding sequence ATGATTAATTTATTATCAGAAAGTAGTAATTGAGATAAGATTTTTAGTTTTATTTTTGATGTATTTTTGTTTATTTTTGATGTAATTTGAAATACAAAATTACCAATGACAAATACGACAATTGCTTATTTTATTATCTTTTTTATGGTTGTTAAGTTATCTATTTATGCAATTCACGGTACAAGAACTCAATACAACGAATTAGGTTCAACAGTACAAAGTGGTGTATCAAATATTTATTCTGCAACTGCTCGTGGAGTTTCAGATACTAAACAAGGTATGCAAAAACATATTAAAGATCGTAAACAATTTAAAATTAATCGTAATAAACAACAATTATCAAATTTAGCAAAACAAGCAAAAACAAGAGAACAAGGATATCGGAGAGTGAATAAATAA
- a CDS encoding Spiroplasmavirus-related protein — MKKWLSILGVIGLTAISTTSLISCEKPNNNKNRGGNKPEPWNPQQPPENSSWKLIDSSLNNIQKEFEKHNDKWYFIIWKRGNSSNWIWQSMFFKYDESAPRMTGAWLSFIKSIYRWDNTNKPKKLEFNESTGEITDWKE, encoded by the coding sequence ATGAAAAAATGACTTAGCATTTTAGGAGTAATCGGATTAACAGCAATAAGTACAACATCATTAATTAGTTGTGAAAAACCAAATAATAATAAAAACAGGGGGGGTAATAAACCAGAACCTTGAAATCCACAACAACCACCAGAAAATAGTAGTTGAAAGTTAATTGATAGTTCTTTAAATAATATACAAAAAGAATTTGAAAAACATAATGATAAATGATATTTTATTATTTGAAAAAGAGGAAATAGTTCAAATTGAATATGACAATCAATGTTTTTTAAATATGATGAGTCTGCTCCTAGAATGACGGGTGCTTGACTTTCTTTTATAAAATCAATTTATCGTTGAGATAATACAAATAAACCTAAAAAACTAGAATTTAATGAAAGTACTGGTGAAATTACAGATTGAAAAGAATAA
- a CDS encoding Spiroplasmavirus-related protein, with translation MQNDWEKLKEFFIHIFLFIDKINVESITTWTLTQNEYLTLMVGVWIVILFLTWFLLWMIFKIIGYFK, from the coding sequence ATGCAAAATGATTGAGAAAAATTAAAAGAGTTTTTTATTCATATATTTTTGTTTATAGATAAAATAAATGTTGAAAGTATTACAACTTGGACTTTGACTCAAAATGAATATTTAACTCTGATGGTTGGTGTTTGAATTGTTATTTTGTTTTTAACTTGGTTTTTGTTATGAATGATTTTTAAAATAATTGGGTATTTTAAGTAA
- a CDS encoding Spiroplasmavirus-related protein — protein MKKFIFFLKNYCYISGSMILFSLIDLLLWIISLNYTGLVFWLLFALQCVYFVWWIWKNIFYQLNAFRLVNFVWDNPLSVIIGKLGTGKTLLLTYLSQTMKLLTDKIYSNYPLEDDKVKVLTFKNLDFTDRTKPVPPDDSVILFDESYLYIDGTSPHDEKKVHSGKIPWIVLARHFGNRALFTAQREGMIWNNIRQLASGIIIPISLKKPIAKKGFNFFNRFFIMRIGIFQDITDYEIWKTKSVERTAEGKRAKHKSDVGLGIRFFKIIIPLEFAQKYDSQWLKFVRDLKNDEIVNYKEYYWSEITKLSVKERLELFDIDILKKNLKSKKEKGSGKND, from the coding sequence ATGAAAAAGTTTATATTTTTCTTAAAAAATTATTGTTATATTAGCGGTTCAATGATTTTGTTTAGTTTAATTGATTTATTACTTTGAATAATTTCATTAAATTATACTGGTTTAGTATTTTGATTATTGTTTGCTTTGCAATGTGTTTATTTTGTATGATGAATTTGAAAAAACATATTTTATCAGTTAAATGCTTTTCGGTTAGTAAATTTTGTTTGAGATAATCCGTTATCGGTAATTATTGGTAAATTAGGAACGGGAAAAACATTACTTTTAACTTATTTATCACAAACTATGAAACTATTAACAGATAAGATTTATAGTAATTATCCGTTAGAAGATGATAAAGTTAAAGTTTTAACATTTAAAAATTTAGATTTTACAGATCGAACAAAACCAGTTCCCCCAGATGATAGTGTTATTTTATTTGATGAAAGTTATTTATATATTGACGGAACTAGTCCGCACGATGAGAAAAAGGTTCATAGTGGTAAAATTCCGTGAATTGTTTTAGCAAGACATTTTGGTAATCGTGCTTTGTTTACAGCTCAGCGTGAGGGTATGATTTGAAACAATATTAGGCAATTAGCAAGTGGTATTATTATTCCAATTTCACTGAAAAAACCTATTGCTAAAAAAGGATTTAATTTTTTTAATCGGTTCTTTATTATGCGAATTGGCATTTTTCAAGATATTACTGATTATGAAATTTGAAAAACAAAATCAGTAGAACGAACAGCAGAAGGTAAACGAGCAAAACATAAGTCGGATGTTGGGTTAGGAATCCGGTTTTTTAAAATAATTATTCCGTTAGAATTTGCACAGAAATATGATAGTCAATGATTAAAGTTTGTTCGTGATTTAAAAAATGATGAAATAGTTAATTATAAAGAATATTACTGGTCAGAAATTACTAAATTGAGTGTTAAAGAGCGTTTAGAATTGTTTGATATTGATATTTTGAAAAAGAATTTAAAATCTAAAAAAGAAAAAGGAAGTGGTAAAAATGATTAA
- a CDS encoding transposase yields the protein MYSHLSFIDKVKLEELLLSNLFLKKNGEINISQIAKYLNRHRSTILREIKRFKTIDEYSAYKSDKMYYEKRKKNNKRYKFTEEQLNFINIRFNVYRDSPSQLIHRYFIKFGIKFPVCVKTLYKWICLGFYGFLKQNLRHRGKKYKTKEKFDNRGKLNNFKSIWDIENKKSDAGWFEIDTVVGKNHQSSCLVLVEKLSRNYFVMKLKNHTANEVVEKFKDIVISNNLIGKIKGIITDRGKEFSKWRELEIFAETQVYFCDPGKPQQKPLIEYMNSELREWYPKGTDFNNVSQQKINWVVNVINDKLRPCLNWISAKEVFLQNF from the coding sequence ATGTATAGTCATTTAAGTTTTATTGATAAGGTTAAATTAGAAGAATTATTATTATCAAATTTATTTTTAAAAAAGAATGGTGAAATAAATATTTCACAAATTGCTAAATATTTGAACAGACATCGTAGTACTATTTTGCGAGAAATTAAGCGTTTTAAAACTATTGATGAATATAGTGCTTATAAGTCAGATAAAATGTATTATGAAAAAAGAAAAAAGAATAATAAAAGATATAAGTTTACAGAAGAACAATTAAATTTTATTAATATAAGATTTAATGTTTATCGTGATTCTCCATCACAACTTATTCATCGTTATTTTATAAAGTTTGGTATTAAATTTCCTGTTTGTGTTAAAACATTGTATAAATGAATTTGTTTGGGTTTTTATGGTTTTTTAAAACAGAATTTACGTCATCGTGGTAAAAAATATAAAACAAAAGAAAAATTTGATAATCGTGGTAAATTAAATAATTTTAAATCAATATGAGATATTGAAAATAAAAAATCTGATGCTGGTTGATTTGAAATAGACACTGTAGTTGGTAAAAATCATCAATCTAGTTGTTTGGTTTTGGTTGAAAAATTAAGTAGAAATTACTTTGTAATGAAATTAAAAAATCATACTGCTAATGAAGTTGTGGAAAAGTTTAAAGATATTGTTATAAGTAATAATTTAATTGGAAAAATTAAAGGAATAATAACCGATAGAGGAAAAGAATTTAGTAAATGAAGAGAATTAGAAATATTTGCTGAAACACAAGTTTATTTTTGCGACCCTGGTAAACCTCAACAAAAACCACTAATTGAATATATGAATTCTGAACTTAGAGAATGATATCCTAAGGGAACTGATTTTAATAATGTTAGTCAACAAAAAATAAATTGAGTAGTTAATGTTATAAATGATAAATTAAGGCCTTGTTTAAATTGAATAAGTGCAAAAGAAGTATTTTTACAGAATTTTTAA